One window of Medicago truncatula cultivar Jemalong A17 chromosome 2, MtrunA17r5.0-ANR, whole genome shotgun sequence genomic DNA carries:
- the LOC25486013 gene encoding precursor of CEP14 → MGRIGTMQLVLFFILFVCFCSCLEGRKLHIDSSKETKKIDPSTRDNLFLTSLPKGKVPYSAPSKRGNSVEVDEKLVARHLISTEPAEVRILLRSVPSPGAGH, encoded by the coding sequence ATGGGTCGTATTGGTACTATGCAACTAGTTCTATTCTTTATTCTCTTTGTTTGCTTTTGTTCATGTCTAGAAGGAAGAAAACTTCATATTGATTCAAGCAAAGAAACCAAGAAAATTGACCCATCTACAAGGGACAATTTGTTCTTGACTTCACTCCCTAAAGGCAAAGTTCCATACTCTGCACCAAGCAAGAGAGGTAACTCTGTTGAAGTTGATGAGAAGCTTGTTGCACGTCACCTCATAAGCACTGAACCAGCTGAAGTTCGGATTCTTCTTCGATCTGTTCCTAGTCCTGGTGCTGGACATTGA